The following coding sequences lie in one Fusarium poae strain DAOMC 252244 chromosome 1, whole genome shotgun sequence genomic window:
- the TIF1_1 gene encoding translation initiation factor eIF4A: protein MADKCLDDIEATQIDSNFDEITESFDDMALESNLLRGVYAYGFENPHAIQKRAIMPMIKGHDVIVQSQSKTGKTTAFCISILQRIDPSVKACQALVLAPSREVAQEIHKVICDISDFMNIHLYACVGPASLREHTEVLKEGPQVVVGTPGRIQDMIERDILRIDNTNMFVLDEADEILSRGFDEQVENVFSRLPQSTQIILTSATIPEDVQAIMTKFMRKFVRITVKSEPILEGIKQFYIAAENEDSKLDVLSQIYPTMEMFQTIIFCSTRKKLEWLTDKLTARDLAVSSMHGDMDAVQRCKIMEEFRSGSSRILMATDLLARGIDVQQISLVVNFDLPSQPDKYRYRVGWGGRSGRKGVAINLATPDDMSTMREIEQFYSTHIEVLPENEVGYLENLVLKSSQS from the exons ATGGCCGACAAATGTCTTGATGATATCGAGGCCA CTCAGATTGACTccaactttgatgagatcaCTGAAAGCTTCGATGACATGGCCCTTGAGAGTAATCTTCTGCGCGGAGTCTATGCATATGGCTTTGAGAATCCTCATGCTATCCAGAAGCGTGCTATTATGCCTATGATTAAAG GTCACGATGTCATTGTACAATCGCAATCTAAAACTGGAAAGACTACTGCTTTCTGTATCTCTATTCTCCAGAGGATCGACCCCAGCGTGAAGGCTTGTCAGGCTCTAGTCCTTGCACCGTCGCGGGAAGTGGCGCAGGAGATTCATAAAGTCATATGCGATATCAGTGACTTTATGAATATACACTTATACGCCTGTGTAGGCCCGGCCAGCTTAAGAGAACATACGGAGGTGCTCAAGGAAGGCCCGCAAGTCGTCGTCGGCACCCCCGGCCGTATCCAAGATATGATCGAGCGCGATATCCTTCGCATTGATAATACGAACATGTTTGTGCTGGATGAGGCTGATGAAATTCTGTCTCGCGGTTTCGATGAGCAGGTCGAGAATGTCTTCTCCCGCTTACCACAGTCCACTCAAATCATTCTCACCTCTGCTACTATACCGGAAGATGTCCAGGCGATTATGACCAAGTTCATGCGCAAGTTCGTCCGTATTACCGTCAAGTCTGAGCCCATCCTCGAGGGCATTAAGCAATTCTATATCGCTGCCGAGAATGAAGATTCTAAGCTAGATGTGCTTTCTCAGATCTATCCGACTATGGAGATGTTCCAAACTATCATCTTTTGCAGTACTCGCAAAAAGCTTGAATGGCTTACTGATAAGCTTACTGCTCGCGACCTTGCTGTTTCCTCTATGCATGGCGATATGGATGCGGTCCAGCGCTGTAAGATTATGGAGGAGTTCCGCTCTGGCTCTTCTCGTATCCTTATGGCTACTGATCTCCTCGCCCGTGGCATTGATGTTCAACAGATATCACTTGTTGTCAACTTCGACCTTCCATCACAACCCGACAAATATAGGTACCGTGTTGGGTGGGGCGGCAGATCGGGCAGGAAGGGCGTGGCTATCAACTTGGCTACCCCTGACGATATGTCCACGATGCGTGAGATTGAGCAGTTCTACAGTACTCACATTGAGGTATTGCCCGAGAACGAGGTCGGATATTTAGAGAATCTTGTATTAAAGTCTAGCCAGAGTTAA
- a CDS encoding hypothetical protein (TransMembrane:2 (i26-45o323-346i)), with protein MPQITNIPESRRIAHSTCYTEPDFRFTLFTFLFPFLVLYIFRLYVPSTKISAIPDPTEPRPELQRRQAIDIPEAADASRIIGDISDRVEDVSTGVIEETDSEPPPSRSQTTEEKTSSVEQPTQPLNTIFTPSKDCTGDDALKTRITSTNVFVEMDDGAKKESCYPSAYIEYQYEPETVYYSPGVCPLSYVYASTSVSTHVNSPDTTFAKCCPSGITTLLSGAWSCRKTVTTDATVVLSSGSEITVRSMTFFANPILVAWQVSDISHFSPQSEVRAALESAGVTLPPQLSTASSTTDETSHSTSNTKDEDGDPDNDGGGLSTGAAAGIGVAIGLVGIMIMVAMWWFTKRYKVTRRTRNVGESGQSWVQQIYQVPDTATKPDEVVDTSRSAL; from the exons ATGCCACAGATTACAAACATTCCGGAATCAAGGAGGATAGCACACTCTACTTGTTACACTGAGCCTGATTTCCGATTCACTTTATTCACTTTTCTCTTCCcctttcttgttctttaCATCTTTCGTCTTTATGTCCCAAGCACCAAGATCTCAGCAATACCTGACCCAACAGAACCAAGACCGGAGCTACAACGCCGACAAGCAATAGACATTCCTGAAGCCGCCGACGCTTCGCGCATCATAGGTGATATCTCTGATCGCGTGGAAGATGTCAGTACCGGAGTAATAGAGGAAACTGATAGCGAACCTCCACCATCGAGATCTCAAACTACTGAGGAGAAAACAAGTTCCGTGGAACAGCCTACTCAGCCTTTGAATACCATCTTCACACCAAGTAAAGATTGCACAGGAGATGATGCACTCAAAACAAGGATTACGAGTACCAATGTCTTCGTCGAGATGGATGATGGCGCAAAAAAAGAGTCATGTTACCCTTCGGCTTATATCGAGTATCAGTACGAGCCGGAAACTGTCTACTACTCCCCAGGAGTGTGCCCTCTTTCGTACGTTTACGCATCGACCTCGGTATCGACTCATGTCAATTCCCCAGACACAACATTTGCCAAATGCTGTCCATC CGGTATCACAACATTGTTAAGCGGCGCTTGGTCCTGTCGGAAGACGGTCACGACAGACGCTACTGTTGTTCTTTCAAGTGGTTCCGAAATCACCGTGCGCTCTATGACTTTCTTCGCGAATCCGATCTTAGTCGCATGGCAAGTATCCGATATCTCTCACTTTTCGCCTCAATCGGAAGTACGCGCAGCTCTGGAAAGCGCCGGTGTGACGTTGCCGCCCCAACTTTCGACAGCAAGCAGCACCACGGACGAAACTTCCCACTCGACGTCTAACacaaaagatgaagatggagatcCGGACAACGATGGTGGCGGTTTGAGCACTGGGGCTGCCGCAGGCATTGGTGTTGCTATTGGGCTTGTTGGTATCATGATTATGGTAGCCATGTGGTGGTTCACGAAGCGATATAAAGTTACTCGGAGGACTAGAAATGTGGGCGAGAGCGGTCAGTCGTGGGTACAGCAGATCTACCAAGTTCCAGACACAGCAACAAAGCCAGACGAAGTTGTCGACACGTCGAGGAGTGCGCTGTAG